The genomic DNA CCTTCGAAGACTTCTCTGAACCTCCTCCTACCCTCACAGAATTAAGCACACCGTCCGTGCTTAATATAGGCATTAAACTCAAAGTCTGCTGCTATTAGACTTGGCCCACTCGGCTGGACTAGATTGGGGTATTTCCCTGCTTTGCTCTCCCGCCAGGGTAACAATCACTGCCACAACCCAGTGTTAATAACGTCCGGTTTCTTCAGTGCCTGCTTCATGGTAGATGCGCGTGCCTGGCAACTTGTGCTACACCTTGGTTGAATTACAGAAACAATCTCCACCTACCTTTTCTCTCCTCAGCAGTCgttcctctttatttatttatttatttatttatttttgagacggagtctcaccctgtcccccaggctagagtgcaatggagtgcagtggcttgatctcggctcactgcaacctctgcctcctgggctcaagcgactctcctgcctcagcctcccaagtagctggaattacaggcgcccgccaccgcgcccgactgctttttgtgtttttggtagagatggggtttcaccatgttggccagactggtcttgaactcctgacctggtgatcagcccaccttggcctcccaaagtgctaggactacaggcgtgagccaccatacccagcccttcttctcattttttaaataaattaccacaGGTCAAGCAGgtaaaacaatgcctggcacacagtttgGTGGTCTCTTAAGTGTTCGTGTTGTTGTGagcattttattctgtttttctgcaaATCTTTATTGAGCTGCTCATTATGCACCAAGGACTCTGCTACATTCTGGGAATTCAAAAATGAACGAGAGAATTCCAGTCCTCAGCTCATAATCAAGTTGTGTAATAGTCACCggataataaaatgtaatgagaTGCATTGACTGAAATACGTAGGGGATTCTCCGGTGGAGCATTAAAGGGAATAGTGTctgatgctcttttttttttttttttttttgcagacatgTATTTCATATTTCTAATGCAAAGCACTGGATTGCCCCCTTCTACCCTCTGCCCTGTCTTCCTACTGGGCCTCCCTGTTTCACACTTCCTTCACTGTCCTGTGCTTATTTCCCACCGCCCCTAGTGCTGTGATGGAGAAGGTATTTTATGAGGCCTCTTTTGACTCTACCCCCTCTGGGGAGGAAAGAGTTATTCTCATAAATTTGTATTGTGTTTTCTGGGCTTTCATGTTTCTTCATGAACTGCCAAGCTGTCCAATTTTATGAGAAAATCAGAGgaggaattttttaatttttttgttttttacagaggcagggtctcactctgttgtccaggctggagggcagtggtgcaatcatagctcattgcagccttaaactcctgggctcaaatgatcctactgcctgccccagcctcctgcgtagctgggactacaggtgcctgccaccaggtctggctgatttttttaatgtgttgtagagatgaggtctcactgtgttaaccaggctggtctcaaacctctggctTCAAGCAGTACACTggcctcggtgtcccaaagtgctggaattacaggtgtaagcaacCTTACCAGGCCacatttttaaacagtaaatTATCAAAGCACCTTCAGATatacattattttccattttatctgattgccttctttgtttaaaaacattCCCTTTTTTTCATAGCTTTATAGCGCCACcttttttgaaattgtttatcTAAATGAATTACACTATTATTCACTTCTACAATATTAGATATACTATCATTTTTTTCACCTGAGTTGTAAGCTCCATTACTGTAAGCTCCATAAGAATAGGAatgttttaatctgttttttcCACTGCTATATTCTCAACCCTTAGAACAGTGTAGGcactggctgggcgtgatggctcacgcctgtaatcccaacactttgggaggctgagatggaaggatcatttgagtctaggagttcgagaccagcctgagcaacacagtgagacctcgtctttacaaaaaagtgaaaaaattagccagatgtggtggtgcgtgcctgtagtctcggctaccctggaggctggggtgggaggattacttgagcctaggaagctgaggctgcagtgtgatgcagtgagccatgatcacactactgtactccagcttgggcaacagtaagaccgtctcaaacaaacaacaagaaaacagaaagaaaagatatatcAAGTAATAGaaggtttgattttttaaaaagctagtttTATGCTCCTGTGATCTGATATTCTCACCAGAAACTCCcataacaattaaaagaattaaaaaagaaatcaaagttgttttttttttttgagacggagtttcactcttatcccaggctggagtgcagtggagtgcagaggttcactgcaacctgtgcctcccaggttcaagtgattctcctgccgtggcctcccaaagtagttgggatttacaggcgtgagctaccacgcccagccagaaatcaaagattcaaataaattCCAATTCGTTTCTAACTTTTCCTTACTGTTCACCTGTTATCTCTGTTGCCTTCAGAACTAAATTTCTTGAGAGTATAGTATTAGTTCAGTGTATTCTGGGGACAGGAAAGGGATGTTGGCTGTACCCCCAAGAGGAGATCATAAAGCAATTTGCAGAAGTGGGGTTTGAAGCCACTTGGTTAACATCTTGAGCCCCTGTAAAGGGCAGCTACCCAGATACAAATGGTGGAGAGGCTCCATGCAGGGACCTCCCTTCCCTAGAGCTTAGCCATCACTTGAGGGCACTGGAGGCCCAGAGTGGGGAGCAGCCCCTTCAGGCTCTACCCCCTTAGGCCCCACCATCCTGTGTGGTTCCCACGTACACCTCAAGATCAAAAGGCCTTGCTAGAGGAGGGAGGGCCCCAAGAGTTCacattgtctttttatttggCCCTTGATTAAATATGAGGTCCGAAGTTAGATTCTCCAAAACTCCACCATCTTGGGCTGTTTTCAAAACATGTCCCATTTGTAATGGGCAAATGCAAAGAGCCGAAGTCAGGCATGTATAGCCTAGAGCTGTTCAGGTGGCATACTTTTCTGGGGTGGGCCATAAATCGTGTGTAGCCTCAATTTCTGTAACCTCTCctacccccaacacacacacccctaaatgGAAATAAAGAACTGGGAAACTATGGCTGTGTTGGCCCCAAAAgattgttttgttatgttttttgagacaaggtcttgttctgtcacccaggctggagtacaatggcacgatcatggctcactgcagcttcagcctcctgagctcaagtgatcctccttcctcagcctcctgagtagccggaactacaggtgtgcaccaccacacctggctaattttttttttttttttttttttttttgagaggtagggtctcactctgtcacccaggctagagtgcggtgcaatcttggctcactcactgcaacctctacctcctaggctcaagcaattctcctgccttggcctcccgagtagttgggaccacaggcatgcaccaccatgcttgggtaatttttatattttttgtagaaacaaggtttcaccatgttggccaggctggtctcgaattcctgagctcaaccaatccacccgcctctgcctcccaaagtgctgggattacaggcatgagccaccgcacctggcctcacctggcagatttttaaattttttgtagaaatgggatcttgccatgttgcccaggctggtctctaactcttggcctgaagtgatccacccacctccaccgcccaaagcagtgggattacaagtgtgagttgTTGCACCTGGCCAGACTTTTAATAAAGTTGAGGAAGAGGCAAGTTGAGGTCTTGTGATTTCCCTTGGTTAGGCTAAGTAGAGAAGAGCTTGAAGTGGTTCAGCAGAGTCCCATCCTAACgctttcttctctctccatttGAAGTTAAATGAACTGGTGGTGGGAGACACCAGCGGGAAGGTGTCTGTGTATAAAAATGATGACAGTCGGCCATGGCTCACCTGTTCCTGCCAGGGAATGGTCAGTATTCACTTCCCTGGGCCTGGAGGGGGGAAGGGATCCCTTCTGTCCAGGGACAGCCTAGGATGATTCCCACACAGGTGCTCACCCATGTGTCCTGACTCCCCAGCTACTGGGCCCAGCCACTGACTTGCAGCCAATTTGATTCAGGGAGGGACGCCCCCAGCCAGCGCTTGCACCTGTCCTCACACACGCATACATGGGCTGGGGTGTTTTTATGTAGCGGAGTGCTCCTTGACACTTTATGGAAGTTGCCTAAGGTGGTCTAATCTTAAAGTATAGTCAAAAATGGGGGCAATAATTTGAATAAGTCTAGAAATATGATCGCCTAGCTCGATTAAATATAGggttcctattttattttaagttcagattGTCTTAACCACCTCAGGTCTTCATGTTGCTGTCTGTGTAAACCAAACCTGCAGCACAGTAACTCAGTTAATAAAGATTATCACCATAGTTCCTATGGCACAAGTTTTCAGTGAATGATGGTGATTAGAAAACTGCCTGCTCCTTGCTTCACAGAGATCAGGGAGTACTGGTCTCCCTTGGCATCTCCCTGAGCCTCCCTTTCTCTCTTACAGCTGACTTGCGTTGGGGTTGGAGATGTATGTAATAAAGGAAAGGTAAGAACTACAGGGGACCTTTCCTGATTCCTAGCTCACAGCGGAAATCAGCTGAAGGTTGAAGGCTTCAGCTCTGACCTCTGTGATCTGATTATCGGGCTTGTTTCCGAAACTCCCTCCCTAGTCCATCTCTCCTATACCTCTGTTTGTCCTAGAACCTGTTGGTGGCAGTGAGTGCTGAAGGCTGGTTTCATTTGTTTGACCTGACACCTGCCAAGGTGTTGGACGCTTCTGGGCACCACGAGACACTAATGGGAGAGGAGCAGCGTCCAGTCTTCAAGCAGCACATCCCAGCCAACACCAAGGTCATGCTGATCAGTGACATCGGTGGGCATGCCTACCTTTCAGGCAGCCAGGAGAGTAGGAGTCAGTGGGTGCTAGAGCAGACCCCAAGGGATTGGGGTGAGAGGGAGAATCCGTATTCATTTATGCATTGGTTATGTACTGAGCTCCCGTGATAAGCCAGGCATCGCTCAAGGCACTGGAATAGCCGTAGTGAATAAATAGACCAAAATTGCTGCCCTCCTGGGCCTTACtatgaagagacagaaaagaaacagtataggccaggtgtgctggctctcgcctgtaataccaacgctttgggaggctgaggtcggaggatcacttgaggacaggagttccaggctgtagtgaactgtgatcttaccactgcactctagcgtgggaccctgtctctctttaaaaaagaaaggaaaagaaaagaaacactataCATTTTGTAAGATAATTAAGTGGTATATTAGAAGGTAGTAAGTGCATGGCTGGATGCGATGGTTTagccctataatcccagcactttgggaggccaaggcgggtggatcacttgagttcaggagtttgagaccagcctggccaacacggtgaaactctgtctctactaaaaatgcaaaaactagccaggcctggtggcaggcacctgttatcccagctactcagcaggccgaggcaggggaatcacttgaatctgggaggtggaggtggcagtgacccaggatcatgccactgcactctagcctgggcgacagactccgtctccaaaaaaaaagaagatagtaaGTGCAGCCAAccatgtggctcacgcctggaatcccagcactctgagaggctgaggcaggcgggtcccTTAagctcaggcgttcaagaccagcctggcaaacatggtgaaaccccgtctccaataaaaatacaaaaattaggctgggtgcggaggctcacgcctgtaatcccagcagattgggaggccgaggtggccggatcacgaggtcaggagaccaagaccatcctggctaacacagtgaaaccccacctctactaaaaataccaaaaaaaaaaaaaaaattagctgagcgtggtggcatatgcctgtaatcccagctactctagaggccaaggcaggagaattgcttgaacccagtaggtagaggttgcagtgagccaagattgtgccactgcgctccagcctgggtgacagagactctgtctcaaaaaaaaaaatagtaagtgcAGTGGAGAAAATAATTCGCAGAAAGTGCTAGAGTGTCGAGGTAGAGGTAGCAATTTTAAATGGAGTTGTTAGGGCTAAGTCCTCACTGAGAAAGTaacatttggttaaaaaaaaaaaaaaaaaaaaagcggcaaGCAAAGGAGCCATACAGATAGGCGGCTTGTAGGTGGTGGGAGATACATGGGATGAATTGGGACACCTGAGTTGCATGTTTGAGTAGTATGAAGGCAGAGAGCGGATAGGAGCTGCGGAACAGATGGACCAAATGGACGGGCAAGATGCCGCAAACGCAGACAGGGGCGGGAGCCGACTGAGTGTGAAGTGAGCAGCACTGCAGATCGGGCATGCAGCCACACTGGCTAGAAGGTGCTGCAGTTAGCAGAGGAGCCGGAGCTGCTCGTGGGACTCCAAAACCCATCTTGTCTTTCATACCCACAGATGGAGATGGGTGTTGTGAGCTGGTGGTGGGCTACACAGACCGTGTGGTTCGAGCTTTCCGCTGGGAGGAGCTAGGTGAGGGTCCCGAACATCTGACAGGGCAGCTGGTGTCCCTCAAGAAATGGATGCTGGAGGGTCAGGTAAGCAGCTGACTCTGGCGAGCAAGGCCCCGGGGAGCTGGGAAGAAGGGCtcctggaggaggcagtgggAGAGCAGTCATGGGACAGGGCCAGGATGGGGAGAAGTGAAGTCACCTTGTCAAGAGAGATCCAAAGACCATTTCGAATCAGGGGGTTAGGGGAAATTGCTAGTAACAGGCGAAGAGAAAGGCATGTTGGACTAAGAATGAGGACTGTGAAGGTAGGTGTGGAGTGGGCCGCATCAGGACCTAGACCCCAGCTGGGTCATGCACAGGGGAAAGCATGTGGTCTGTGTGGAGAGGACGGTGCCAGGCAGGAGCCCTGGAAACTCGAAATCCTTCCCCTGCTGCTACCCTTGAAGCCCAGAGGGCTGTTCCCAGGACCCccgccccactcccacccccgcCATTCTCTGCAGGGTCCCACTTCCTTCTGTCTCCATCTCCCTTTAATCCCATTCCCTGGCGCAGGTGGACAGCCTCTCAGTGACTCTGGGACCACTGGGTGTTCCTGAACTCATGGTGTCTCAGCCAGGCTGTGCTTATGCAATTCTACTGTGTACCTGGAAAAAGGACACTGGGTCCCCTCCTGCCTCCGAAGGGCCCACGGATGGCAGTAGGTAAGGGGGTACAGGCCTGTGGATGGTGTGGGGGTGCATGGAAGCAGGATGGGCTCCCAGATGGCACGTGGTAGTCAAATGGGTCTGCAGTTGGCAGAGCTGCCTCATCTAGGTCCCAGCCCGAGCACCTTTGCCCCACTGGGGAAGATTACGTTAGGACCAAGGGAATCCTGGGCTCTAACTCTGTAGCACCTAAAAGAGGTCCTGAGATTCCAACCTGGCAGCGCCATCCCTGTCTCTTCTCTTTGCCACATGGGTCAGATAGGGTCAGTGGCAGGTTTCTAAGCTGATTCAAATCCCAGAAGCTCTTGCAGGGATATGGGTTACAAAGGGCTGGAGAACTCAGCTCACTTGGTCTCTCGCTTGATCCTTCCACCCTCCCGTGTACAGGGAGACCCCAGCTACCCGAGATGTGGTGCTGCACCAGACATCTGGCCGTATCCACAACAAGAATGTCTCCACTCACCTAATTGGCAACATCAAACAAGGTGAAAGTGcggtgggggtgagggagggagatGAGGGGCAGCCGTCAGTTCTGGAAGAGTGGAGATCCATAGCTTGCCCCTCATTTCGAGCCCTGTCCTTTCCCTGCTGCTGCAGAATGCCCCTCTCCCCGTAGGCTCTGACCTTGCCCTGCCCTTGACGTTTTCTTCCTCTGGTCCTCCTGTCCTACCCACAGGCCACGGCACTGAGAGTAGTGGCTCTGGCCTCTTTGCCCTGTGCACCCTGGATGGTGAGCAATGCTGGGATGGGGTGTGGGGGCTGTATGCCTGTAGGGTCAGCTCGGGGCCTATCCCACCCGCGCTCAGCCTGCCTGTCCCCTGGCAGGGACACTGAAGCTcatggaagaaatggaagaagcaGACAAGCTGCTGTGGTCagtgcaggtggatcaccagctCTTTGCCCTGGAGAAACTGGATGTCACCGTGAGTGGAAAACCTGGCAGAGCAGAACATTCTTGCGTTTTCCACATggagagatgagatttggaaTAATCAGGCTATTCTCACATCCCGGGGAACTCCCAACCTTtatctttagtcttttttttttgttttttttttttgagacaggatttccctcTATCACCTagtccggagtgcagtggcatgatcttggttcactgcaacctttgtctgaAGCCATCTtgtcacctcaacctcctgagaagctgggactacaggcgtgtgcccccacacttggctaattttcctaaactttttgtaaagatgagatcTCACCATatatggtttcaaactcctgggctcaagcaatcctctcgtcttggcctcccaaagtgttggaatcacaggcgtaagccactgtgcccggccttaagtCTCTTTAGATAGGTCTAAATCCATCTGAAGCGAGTTTGTTTCCTCTTACTCTACCGTATTTAACGCTATACCGTGCTGTTAGAAGTCTGTCATTTCCATAACTTCAGCAGAAGTAGTAGCCCTAAAGAAAAGTTACTGTAAGAGCCTGGAAGTATGTTATTCGTCCCAACTCCAGAAGCATATTTTGTAGGTTTTTCTTGTCCATATATAAATCTCTATTTAATGTCACTATGGCCCCTGAATCAGCAGGCAGGGGCTACACTTTATATTGTCGTCAGGCATGCTTGTTGGTTTAGGAGAAGAGgtagacctgggtttgagtcctgatTGTGCTGCCTCCTAGCTGAGTGGCCTTGGGTAAGTGACTCTATTTCTACAAGCTGAGGTTTCCTCAGTATAGAATTGCCTACTTCCTACGGTGGCTGTGAGCATTATGTGACAGCTCATTTGACAGTCCCATTTACTGCCCAGCCCATGGGTGAAATTCCTCCCCAGCTGGCTGTTTGTCATCCAGAGTCCAGTCCGCAGCTCCTTTATGTTCCTTGTCTCTGGCCTTTTTCAGGGCAACGGGCATGAGGAGGTAGTTGCATGCGCCTGGGATGGACAGACATACATCATTGACCACAACCGCACCGTTGTCCGCTTCCAAGTGGATGAAAACATCCGTGCCTTCTGTGCAGGTGACCCCCGCCCTCATGGCCCCTTTCTGACCACACTTAAGTTAGACAGGCGTGTTAGATATGCCAGGGAAGTGTTTGCCCCTCACTTCCCTTTCTGCCGTGTCCCCTGATGGAAGTCTTCATTCACCAATGAGTTCTTCAGCTCTTTTGTTTGGGGGTGAGGGGTGGTCACTACATTGCCATCTTGACAatcttaaataagaaataaaagacagcAGCATCTCCACCCcggaatattttaaagaatggcCTGAGTTTCTGTCATCGGTCTGGGATGTGTGAAGACATCAGGAAGTTCTTTTCCACCTGAGCACGCCAGGTCTCTGTGGAGAAAGGTCtcctagaacattttcattagtTCCAAGTCAGGGGCCTTGGGAGGCAGCACTCACTCTCTGGGTGACTGGGGGATGCCTTTGGAAGGAGGGATTGGCACCGAAGAGAAGCCTTACTTTCTGATCGTGTTCTGCTAGTCTCGCCCTTGGGCGAGCAAGGCCGTCCCTCATCACTCCAGGGGTATCACTAAGATGGGAAAATCAACAAATAGCACCTTTTTGGATTCTGTTCTGCCTGGGTTTTGTTGCTATGGTTTTTCTACATCTGAAGTGAGCCAGGTCTTTTCCCATCTTATCTGTTTTACTGAGTTcctaacagaaaacaaatagagaacctttcatttttttccggACATCAGTGGAGGATAGGAAGTGCTGACTCGAAGGTCTGTGTTTTGCTGTCTGCCCCCCACCACCAGCACTGAAACTTCCTGACCTTTGTCTCCCTGCCCACATCTTCCAGGCCTGTATGCCTGCAAAGAGGGCCGTAACAGCCCCTGCCTCGTATATGTCACTTTCAACCAGAAGATCTATGTGTACTGGGAGGTGCAGCTGGAGCGGATGGAGTCTACCAATCTGCTGAAACTGCTGGAAACCAAGCCGGAGTACCACAGCCTGCTGCAGGAGCTGGGTGTGGGTGAGTCCCAGAAAAGCCAGTGGCCCAGGTGCCCAGGAGACCCACAGCCTCTCACCCACCCCTTCTTGGCTCTCAGATCCTGACGACCTCCCTGTGACTCGTGCCCTGCTCCACCAAACGCTCTACCATCCAGACCAGCCACCACAGTGTGCTTCCTCAAGCCTCCAGGATCCCACCTAGCCGTACTTGCCTCAGAGCTGGTGAAGGATTCTTCCGAACCCCCACCCTACCCCCTAAAGGTATCTGTGATATTGGCAGGATAGGGAATATGTGTTACAGAAATGCAGGATTTGACTCTGGACATGAAAGATGGCAGCAGCGCTAGGGTGACCATGAACTATAGACCTTGCAGTCTTTTTGGTGAAAGAAGAGACAAGTTGACCCTCTGCCCATTTCCTTGTGGACCTCATCCATCACGCCAGCAGGGTCCTAGGACCCTGGCCTTGTTCCAGATCATCTGGGACATGTCCCACTTCCCACTTTGACTGTGTTGAAAACAGAGACTTGTTTGCGTGGCCCCAACACCCATAAGGAAACCAGGCTTTAGGCCCAGGGGGGCAGTGGAGGTAAGGGCTCCACCCCATCTTAAGCTCTGTCTTCCATGGCATAATTCCAAGTTCTTGACGTTGGTAATTGTTAAAGGAATGGCAAACTGTGTTTTGAGGGATCTTTCTACAGTCTGGTCTCACCCATGTTCCTAGCAACCCTGAGATTATTTTCCTCCATTTACCAAAGCAGCTGGGTCAGTGCTTTCTCGTGTTGCCATATTCTTCAGGTATTAGTGAGCTTCAGAGGCCCTGCTCCCATTTTTCCACCCACCCATTCCCCCATAAAAAAGCGTATTGTCTCTAAGACAATAGTCATTTAAAATGTGATGCAGGTTTATGATCCAGACCACAATCAGAATTATATCTTGGGTCATTTATGTGCCGTCTGTTCTTGATTCTCAGTGCTCTAAGTCGGTGTTTTTCAAACTGTGGTTGCAGTCCTTTGGTGGATTATGGCCAGCATTTTTAGAATAGGTAGaatagaataaagtaaaatagaaaacagcagAGTACATTGCTCGCAGTGTGGGTAAGTATTGTTTTGTTACAGTCATATGTGCGCGTGTGTACTGAGTGCCATGTGAAATGTATTCCTGCTGTGGTCAGAGGAGCTGGAAAGCCATTGCTTTCAGATTGCTCTCAATTATACTGACCCTAGTCAGGTGGGTCAGCCTGGGCGAGGGCCCACATTCCCATTTCCTTTCTGTAAGGGACAGCGGGCAGAGTTATCATTCAGCTCTTGACGGCAGGGAGGAAGACCAGAGAAGAACATTGACATAGAGAAACGAGTTTATTCCAGTGGAGAAGCAGCTGAACCGAGGGCTTGTCACTGGGCCTGGAGTCTGCAGTTACagaagcagcaggaggcagacaaggaAAGGCACAGCACAGGACCCAGGAAAGCGGACCTTGTGGAGCAAGGCAGTGAGGGAGAGGAAAGCTtttaggattttgagaccaggtACTATGGCACACGTGATAAGTGagcccctctcctttccttctgaggGCAGGGGAGGCAGCCGGGAAAGGTCAGGCCAGGTGTCACAGGCAGCTCCTCGCATCCcggttcttctctttttttttttttgagacggagtctcgtgctgttgcccaggctgcgatctcggctcactgcaagctccacctcctgggttcacgccattttgctgcctcagcctcctgagtagctgggattacaggggaccgccactgcgcccggctaattttttgtatttttagtagagacggggtttcactgtggtctcgacctcctgaccttgtgattcgcccgcctcggccttccaaagtgctgggattacagggcgtgagccaccgcgcccggccctggttCTTCTCTAACCCAGTCTACCCCAGGCTCAGGACTCTGTCTCAGCCCAAGGGTCCCACCCAGTTCAGGTTAGCTCTACCACTGTCCTCCTCTCcccctgtttgtttgtttgtttttggagactcCTTGGGTCTCACTCcttcgcccaagctggagtccaatggcacaaacttggctcacaacaatcttgtgcctcagccttccaagtagctgggattacaggtgagcaccaccatacctggctaatttttgtattttttagtagagatggggttctgccatattacccaggctggtctcaaactcctgacattaagtcatccgcccgcctcagcctcccaaagcgctgggattacaggcatgagtcattgcgcccggcctctttctttaCTCCTAATCCATGATTTGAGAGACTCACACCAGCCAGAAAGACTCTCAGGGGTCTGGCCTCTGAAGCTTTGGGT from Papio anubis isolate 15944 chromosome 9, Panubis1.0, whole genome shotgun sequence includes the following:
- the ITFG2 gene encoding KICSTOR complex protein ITFG2 isoform X1 — its product is MRSVSYVQRVALEFSGSLFPHAICLGDVDNDTLNELVVGDTSGKVSVYKNDDSRPWLTCSCQGMLTCVGVGDVCNKGKNLLVAVSAEGWFHLFDLTPAKVLDASGHHETLMGEEQRPVFKQHIPANTKVMLISDIDGDGCCELVVGYTDRVVRAFRWEELGEGPEHLTGQLVSLKKWMLEGQVDSLSVTLGPLGVPELMVSQPGCAYAILLCTWKKDTGSPPASEGPTDGSRETPATRDVVLHQTSGRIHNKNVSTHLIGNIKQGHGTESSGSGLFALCTLDGTLKLMEEMEEADKLLWSVQVDHQLFALEKLDVTGNGHEEVVACAWDGQTYIIDHNRTVVRFQVDENIRAFCAGLYACKEGRNSPCLVYVTFNQKIYVYWEVQLERMESTNLLKLLETKPEYHSLLQELGVDPDDLPVTRALLHQTLYHPDQPPQCASSSLQDPT
- the ITFG2 gene encoding KICSTOR complex protein ITFG2 isoform X2, with translation MRSVSYVQRVALEFSGSLFPHAICLGDVDNDTLNELVVGDTSGKVSVYKNDDSRPWLTCSCQGMLTCVGVGDVCNKGKNLLVAVSAEGWFHLFDLTPAKVLDASGHHETLMGEEQRPVFKQHIPANTKVMLISDIDGDGCCELVVGYTDRVVRAFRWEELGEGPEHLTGQLVSLKKWMLEGQVDSLSVTLGPLGVPELMVSQPGCAYAILLCTWKKDTGSPPASEGPTDGSRETPATRDVVLHQTSGRIHNKNVSTHLIGNIKQGHGTESSGSGLFALCTLDACLSPGRDTEAHGRNGRSRQAAVVSAGGSPALCPGETGCHRLYACKEGRNSPCLVYVTFNQKIYVYWEVQLERMESTNLLKLLETKPEYHSLLQELGVDPDDLPVTRALLHQTLYHPDQPPQCASSSLQDPT